The sequence below is a genomic window from Photobacterium atrarenae.
CACCTTCCGCCGTTTCTATGTAAACTGCAGGCAGGGCGTACTAAGTCTCTGAGCTGGCGGAAAGCTTGCCGGAGCGGGACTGAGAACCGTAAATGAATAATAGAGATGAGCCTATGTACCAAGACCTGATCCGTGCAGAGCTGACCGAAGCTGCTGACGTACTGAATCGTTTTCTGAGCGACGACAAGAACATTGCCGATATCGAAGCGGCAGCGAAGCTGCTGGCTGCCTCGTTTAAGCAGGGGGGGAAAGTCTTGTCCTGTGGCAACGGCGGCTCACACTGCGATGCGATGCACTTTGCGGAAGAACTGACGGGTCGTTACCGGGAAAACCGTCCGGGCTATCCGGGGATTGCGATATCTGATCCAAGCCACCTGTCTTGTGTGAGTAATGACTTCGGCTACGATCACGTCTTTTCTCGTTATCTGGAAGCTGTTGGCGCTGCCGGGGATGTGCTGTTCGGCCTGTCTACATCAGGGAACTCCGGTAATATCCTGAAAGCGATTGAAGCTGCCAAGGTCAAAGGTATGAAAACCATTGCCCTGACCGGGAAAGATGGCGGTCAGATGGCCGGCCTGGCGGATGTCGAAATCCGGGTGCCTCATTTTGGCTTTGCGGATCGCATTCAGGAAGTTCATATTAAAATTATCCATATTTTAATTATGTTGGTTGAGAAAGAGATGGCTGAGGCGTAATGCCGGCCCTCGTGACGGCCTATGAATGAGAGTATAAAGGACTATGTGTGAGCTACTTGGCATGAGTGCCAATGTGCCGACGGATATTTGTTTCAGCTTTACCGGGCTGATGCAGCGGGGCGGTAAAACCGGCCCGCACCAGGACGGGTGGGGGATCACCTTTTATGAAGGGCGGGGCTTCCGCACTTTTAAAGATCCCAATCCCAGTTGTCGTTCGCGAATTGCTGAACTGGTGCAGGAATACCCGATTAAAAGCTGCGCGGTCGTCAGTCATATACGGCAGGCGAACCGCGGTGGCGTCAGCCTGGAAAATACCCACCCTTTTACCCGCGAGTTGTGGGGCCAATATTGGACGTTTGCCCATAATGGCCAGCTGACCGGCTATGATACGCTTGATACCGGACGCTTTAAGGCAGTTGGGGATACCGACAGTGAAATTGCTTTCTGCTGGTTGCTCAATCAGCTTGAAGCACGGTTTCCGGACAAGCCGGAGCGACTGGAGCCGGTTTACGAGTTT
It includes:
- the lpcA gene encoding D-sedoheptulose 7-phosphate isomerase; its protein translation is MYQDLIRAELTEAADVLNRFLSDDKNIADIEAAAKLLAASFKQGGKVLSCGNGGSHCDAMHFAEELTGRYRENRPGYPGIAISDPSHLSCVSNDFGYDHVFSRYLEAVGAAGDVLFGLSTSGNSGNILKAIEAAKVKGMKTIALTGKDGGQMAGLADVEIRVPHFGFADRIQEVHIKIIHILIMLVEKEMAEA
- a CDS encoding class II glutamine amidotransferase → MCELLGMSANVPTDICFSFTGLMQRGGKTGPHQDGWGITFYEGRGFRTFKDPNPSCRSRIAELVQEYPIKSCAVVSHIRQANRGGVSLENTHPFTRELWGQYWTFAHNGQLTGYDTLDTGRFKAVGDTDSEIAFCWLLNQLEARFPDKPERLEPVYEFVATCCDQLRQLGVYNMLVSNGEFVLTYCTNNLHWITRRAPFGRASLIDEDVTIDFQQETTPNDVVTVIATQPLTNDENWHKMQSGELNVFYFGEQIYCRTVESD